The following nucleotide sequence is from uncultured Roseateles sp..
GGCGAGCTGAGCGCCGATCTGCGGCCCGTGGTGGTGGTGGAAGGGGAGAAGTGTGCCGAAGCCGGGCATGTGCTGCTGGGCGACGAATTCGACTTTGTCAGCTGGCCAGGTGGCTGTGCGGTGTGGGCCATGGCGCTGTGGGGCTGGCTGATCGGCCGCACGGTGTATCTGTGGCCTGACTGCGATGCGCAGCGGGAGCGGCTGACGAAGGCCGAGCGCGACGCCGGCGTTGACAAGCTCAGCAAGGCGGTGCTGCCCGAGGCCAAACAGCCGGGTATGAAAGCCATGGTGCACATTGGCAGCGAGCTGCTGGCCAAGCACCGGTGCCAGGTGTTCATGATCCCCATCCCGGCCCCTGGTGACGTGGGCGAGGGCTGGGACATTGCCGATGCCATTGCCCAGGGCTGGGGCCGCGACCAGGTGCGCGGGTTCATTCGCAAGGCGGTGGAGTTTCGCTCGCCCAATGAGGCAGTGCGCGCAGCGGTGGGCGGCGCCTCGGCTGGTGCGGCCGCAGGTTCGGACGACGGTGAAGATCCGTCGATCGCCTGGCGCAAATACCTGCTTGAAACGGAGAAGGGCGCCACGAAGCCCGTTCGAGAAAACGCGGTGCTGGCCCTGGATGGCTGGCCCGATCGCAAGATCCCAGGTGTGCCCGAGGCCGCAGGGCTGATTGCGTTCAACGAATTCACGAACAACGTCGTCAAGACCCGGCCCTCGCCCTGGGGCACCGCTGCAGGCGCATGGGAAGAGGCGGACGAGCTGCTGATGGGCGAATGGCTGGTGCGCGAGCACTACCTGCCCAGCATGAACCGCGGCACGCTGGAAGAGGCGGTGCTGATGGTGGCGCGGCGCCACAGCTTCCACCCCGTGCGTGAGCGCATGGTGGCCCTGCGCGGCAAGTGGGACGATGAGCAGCGCCTTAAGACGTGGCTAGAGCGCTGTTGCCTCAGGCCCGATGATCCGGCGTTTGAAGACCCTCTGTTGCGGCCGTACCTTGAGCGTGCCGGCACCTGGTTCCTGATGGGCTTGGTGGCGCGGGTGATGCCGCTCAAGATGAATGGGCACACGATCCTGTGCGGCCCTGGTGTGAAGTTCGACACCATGCTGATTCTTGAGGGGCCGCAGGGCTGGGGCAAGTCCACGCTGTCATCGGTGCTGGGCGGCGAGTACTTCGCCGACACGGGCCTGACCATCGGCGAGAAAGACTCGCTGCAGAACATCCAGGGCATCCTGGTCTATGAATGGGCCGAGCTCGAGAACATGAGCCGGCAGGAGATCGGCAAGGTCAAGGCCTTCATCAGCTCGCCCAAGGACCGCTTCCGGGCATCCTTTGACCGGCGGCCGCGAGACTATCCGCGCCAGGTGGTGTTCTTCGGGTCGACCAATGACACGCACTACTTGACCGACGTGTCAGGCAATCGGCGGTTCTGGCCGGTGCGCGTGTCGATGCCGCCTGACCAGGCCTGGCTGCGTGACAACCTG
It contains:
- a CDS encoding VapE domain-containing protein gives rise to the protein MARKNIDYVRLNNELLQRVGSLLQRWLPNGFERAGRWYVGGFDGNAGESANVNMSTGQWIDNAFPDDDVGRDLISLYARVMNMANEEAALELMDELGWERPSNGDDGPLQAPAKRHLATPEPAAAADEVAPEPERKKKEKKWQAIVPVPSHAPKPGFVFGYKDVNQGGKWIEQTAVRTWEYRFDGQLFGYVARFERVSSKTGEIVKDTAARTWCQNMTDDRGLQGWHWKQWEAPRPLYVPRGELSADLRPVVVVEGEKCAEAGHVLLGDEFDFVSWPGGCAVWAMALWGWLIGRTVYLWPDCDAQRERLTKAERDAGVDKLSKAVLPEAKQPGMKAMVHIGSELLAKHRCQVFMIPIPAPGDVGEGWDIADAIAQGWGRDQVRGFIRKAVEFRSPNEAVRAAVGGASAGAAAGSDDGEDPSIAWRKYLLETEKGATKPVRENAVLALDGWPDRKIPGVPEAAGLIAFNEFTNNVVKTRPSPWGTAAGAWEEADELLMGEWLVREHYLPSMNRGTLEEAVLMVARRHSFHPVRERMVALRGKWDDEQRLKTWLERCCLRPDDPAFEDPLLRPYLERAGTWFLMGLVARVMPLKMNGHTILCGPGVKFDTMLILEGPQGWGKSTLSSVLGGEYFADTGLTIGEKDSLQNIQGILVYEWAELENMSRQEIGKVKAFISSPKDRFRASFDRRPRDYPRQVVFFGSTNDTHYLTDVSGNRRFWPVRVSMPPDQAWLRDNLDQLLAEAVQYVDAGERFWPNREEQKKLFDPQQSDRLVQTSLESAIRRYLYDPDQRTVYGEQKGTVVDNIGMIELLERIGYAIEKQTDVVVRRAGQILDAMGWTTRRPGSKDKNTSRPRIYVRPAEPAAAGRAASSSTPHAGPPEQRVPHDVPF